A region of Vitis vinifera cultivar Pinot Noir 40024 chromosome 13, ASM3070453v1 DNA encodes the following proteins:
- the LOC100259915 gene encoding laccase-17, with protein MGASLIPSTTIFKVLFLVLNSLWYLPELANGSGITRHYKFNIELQNVTRLCHTKSIVSVNGQFPGPPIIAREGDRVVVKVVNHVQNNVTIHWHGVRQLRSGWADGPAYVTQCPIQTGQTYVYNFTITGQRGTLFWHAHISWLRSTLYGPIIIFPKKNVPYPFAKPYKEVPIIFGEWWNTDPEAVITQALQNGGGPNVSDGYTINGLPGPLYNCSAQDTFKLKVKPGKTYLLRLINAALNDELFFSIANHTLTVVDVDAIYVKPFKTDTILITPGQTTNLLLKAKPHFPNATFLMAARPYATGSGTFDNSTVAGILHYEPPPKSSPSAPSFENLPLFKPTLPPLNDTSFAANFTRKLRSLANTQFPANVPQKVDKRFFFTVGLGTNPCPQNQTCQGPNNSTMFSASVNNVSFVLPTTAILQAHFFQQSNGVYTTDFPATPIFPFNYTGTPPNNTMVSNGTKVVVLPFNTSVELVLQDTSILGIESHPLHLHGFNFFVVGQGFGNFDAKKDPSKFNLVDPVERNTVGVPSGGWVAIRFLADNPGVWLMHCHLEVHTSWGLKMGWIVKDGKMPNQKLPPPPSDLPKC; from the exons ATGGGTGCTTCTCTTATTCCATCAACAACAATTTTCAAAGTCCTATTCCTAGTTTTGAACTCTTTGTGGTACCTTCCCGAGCTTGCCAATGGTTCTGGCATCACTAGGCATTACAAGTTCAAT ATCGAGTTGCAGAATGTGACAAGGCTATGCCACACGAAGAGCATCGTAAGTGTGAATGGGCAGTTTCCAGGGCCTCCCATCATTGCTAGGGAAGGGGATCGTGTGGTTGTTAAGGTGGTTAATCATGTTCAGAACAATGTCACCATTCATTG GCATGGAGTTCGGCAGCTTAGAAGTGGGTGGGCAGACGGGCCTGCGTATGTGACTCAATGCCCAATTCAAACAGGCCAGACCTATGTATACAATTTCACCATCACTGGCCAAAGGGGAACCCTGTTCTGGCATGCTCATATTTCATGGCTAAGATCCACTCTTTATGGCCCTATCATCATCTTTCCAAAGAAAAATGTGCCTTACCCATTTGCCAAACCTTACAAGGAAGTTCCGATCATATTCG GAGAATGGTGGAATACGGATCCGGAGGCAGTCATTACCCAGGCTCTACAGAATGGAGGTGGCCCCAATGTCTCTGATGGCTATACCATCAACGGCCTCCCTGGCCCCTTGTACAACTGCTCAGCTCAAG ACACTTTCAAGCTAAAGGTGAAGCCCGGAAAGACATACCTCCTGAGATTGATCAATGCTGCACTCAATGATGAGCTCTTCTTCAGCATTGCCAACCACACCCTTACAGTGGTTGATGTGGATGCCATTTACGTTAAACCCTTTAAAACCGATACAATTTTGATCACTCCTGGCCAAACCACCAACCTACTCCTCAAGGCCAAACCCCACTTCCCTAATGCCACCTTCCTCATGGCTGCTCGCCCTTATGCCACCGGCAGTGGAACCTTTGACAATTCCACTGTCGCCGGAATCCTCCACTATGAACCACCACCCAAATCCTCTCCCTCTGCCCCCTCATTTGAAAATCTTCCACTCTTCAAACCAACACTCCCTCCTCTAAATGACACTTCCTTTGCAGCCAACTTCACCCGCAAACTCCGCAGTTTAGCAAACACTCAGTTCCCTGCTAATGTACCTCAAAAGGTTGATAAGCGATTTTTCTTCACGGTTGGGCTGGGGACAAACCCTTGCCCGCAGAACCAGACTTGTCAAGGACCCAATAATAGCACCATGTTTTCAGCTTCGGTTAACAATGTCTCTTTTGTTCTACCCACCACGGCCATCCTTCAAGCACACTTTTTTCAGCAATCCAATGGCGTCTACACCACAGATTTTCCAGCCACTCCAATCTTTCCTTTCAATTATACAGGGACACCACCCAACAACACCATGGTGAGCAACGGAACTAAGGTGGTAGTGCTTCCATTTAACACGAGTGTGGAGTTGGTGCTACAGGATACAAGTATTCTGGGAATTGAAAGCCACCCTTTGCACCTTCATGGCTTCAATTTCTTTGTGGTTGGTCAAGGTTTTGGGAACTTTGATGCTAAGAAGGACCCTTCCAAATTCAATCTCGTAGATCCTGTTGAAAGAAACACAGTAGGTGTGCCGTCCGGCGGTTGGGTAGCTATTCGCTTCCTCGCTGACAATCCAGGTGTATGGCTCATGCATTGCCATCTGGAAGTCCACACAAGCTGGGGTTTGAAGATGGGTTGGATAGTAAAGGATGGCAAAATGCCTAATCAGAAGCTGCCTCCTCCACCCTCTGACCTTCCCAAGTGTTGA
- the LOC100265103 gene encoding tropinone reductase homolog At2g29260, chloroplastic, whose product MAEGNGGFSSSGWSLRGTTALVTGGTRGIGYAVVEELAGLGSTVHTCSRNEAELDKCLREWHAKGFAVTGSVCDGSDRAQREQLMEKVSSIFNGKLNILINNVGTNIRKPTVDFTAAEYSTIMTTNLESAYHLCQLAHPLLKASGAGSIVFISSVAGVLSLGTGSIYAATKAAMNQLTKNLSCEWAKDNIRSNSVAPWYIKTSLVEHLLQKQDFFESVISRTPLRRPGEPKEVSSLVAFLCLPVASYITGQVICVDGGMWSLRGTTALVTGGTRGIGYAVVEELAGLGATVHTCSRNEAELDKCLREWHAKGFSVTASICDGSDRAQREKLMEKVSSIFNGKLNILVNNVGTSFRKPTVDYTAAEYSTIMTTNLESAYHLCQLAHPLLKASGAGSIVFVSSVAGVVSLGTGSIYAATKAAINQLTKNFACEWAKDNIRSNSVAPWYIKTSLVEHLLQKKDFFEGIVSRTPLGRPGEPKEVASLVAFLCLPVASYITGQVICVDGGMTVNGFYPTI is encoded by the exons ATGGCGGAGGGAAATGGCGGTTTCAGCAGCTCCGGATGGTCTCTCAGAGGCACGACCGCTCTCGTCACCGGTGGCACTCGTGGAATCGG ATATGCGGTAGTAGAAGAGCTGGCTGGACTGGGTTCCACCGTACACACCTGTTCACGGAACGAAGCAGAGCTCGATAAATGCTTGCGCGAGTGGCATGCTAAGGGTTTTGCAGTGACTGGTTCGGTTTGTGATGGGTCGGATCGAGCCCAGCGTGAGCAGTTGATGGAGAAGGTCTCTTCCATTTTCAATGGGAAGCTTAATATCCTG ATAAATAATGTGGGGACAAATATCAGGAAACCAACAGTTGATTTCACTGCTGCAGAATATTCAACAATCATGACTACCAACCTTGAATCTGCTTACCATCTGTGCCAACTTGCCCACCCTCTTTTAAAAGCATCTGGAGCAGGAAGCATTGTGTTTATTTCCTCTGTTGCAGGTGTGTTGAGTTTGGGTACTGGATCAATTTATGCAGCAACAAAAG CTGCAATGAATCAACTTACAAAGAATTTATCTTGTGAGTGGGCAAAAGACAATATCAGGAGCAATAGTGTTGCACCCTGGTACATCAAGACCTCTCTTGTTGAACAT TTGCTACAAAAGCAAGACTTCTTTGAAAGTGTAATCTCCAGAACACCCCTCAGACGACCAGGAGAGCCGAAGGAGGTCTCATCTCTGGTGGCATTCCTTTGCCTTCCTGTGGCTTCTTACATCACAGGGCAGGTTATTTGCGTGGACGGTGGAATG TGGTCTCTCAGAGGCACCACCGCTCTCGTCACCGGTGGCACTCGTGGAATCGG ATATGCGGTAGTAGAAGAGCTGGCTGGACTGGGTGCCACCGTACACACCTGTTCACGTAACGAAGCAGAGCTCGACAAATGCTTGCGTGAATGGCATGCTAAGGGTTTTTCAGTGACTGCTTCGATTTGTGATGGGTCGGACCGAGCCCAACGTGAGAAGTTGATGGAGAAGGTCTCTTCCATTTTCAATGGGAAGCTTAATATCTTG GTAAATAATGTGGGGACAAGCTTCAGGAAGCCAACAGTTGACTACACTGCTGCAGAATATTCAACAATCATGACTACCAACCTTGAATCTGCTTACCATCTGTGCCAACTTGCACACCCTCTTCTAAAAGCATCTGGAGCAGGAAGCATTGTGTTTGTTTCCTCTGTTGCAGGTGTGGTGAGTTTGGGTACTGGATCAATTTATGCAGCAACAAAAG CTGCAATAAATCAACTTACAAAGAATTTTGCTTGTGAGTGGGCAAAAGACAATATCAGGAGTAATAGTGTTGCTCCCTGGTACATCAAGACCTCCCTTGTTGAACAT TTGCTACAGAAGAAAGACTTCTTCGAAGGGATAGTCTCCCGAACTCCCCTTGGGCGCCCAGGAGAGCCGAAGGAGGTTGCATCTCTGGTAGCATTCCTTTGCCTTCCCGTGGCTTCTTACATCACAGGGCAGGTTATTTGCGTGGACGGTGGAATGACTGTGAATGGTTTCTATCCCACCATCTGA
- the LOC100247958 gene encoding protein phosphatase 2C 37, translating into MAGICCGVVGESKTQAAIEPSSRPARRRRVDVRHLKFVAGVSVPTPEKSRKRQKLEVYDKTASEAARECENALENCKVQEDESVELKGGVSVQVEQDQLVQECPKFGMTSVRGRRRDMEDAVSIHPSFWGQDAQNCTGLHYYGVYDGHGCSHVAMKCKDRMHEIAKEEIERCGQSWEQVMERSFSRMDKEVVEWCNGQWSSNCRCELRTPQCDAVGSTAVVAIVTPEKVVVSNCGDSRAVLCRNGVAIPLSSDHKPDRPDELLRIQAAGGRVIYWDVPRVLGVLAMSRAIGDNYLKPYVISEPEVTTWDRSPEDECLILASDGLWDVVSNDTACGVARMCLNAQAPPSPPVSPETGAGIGAGGESSDKACLDASMLLTKLALARDSADNVSVVVVDLRNK; encoded by the exons ATGGCTGGGATTTGCTGCGGAGTTGTTGGCGAGAGTAAAACACAGGCGGCGATTGAGCCCAGTTCCCGACCGGCGAGGCGTCGTAGAGTGGACGTACGCCATCTGAAATTTGTTGCCGGTGTTTCCGTCCCGACGCCGGAGAAGAGCCGTAAACGCCAGAAGCTAGAGGTTTATGATAAGACAGCTTCGGAGGCGGCGCGTGAGTGCGAAAACGCCTTAGAGAATTGTAAAGTGCAGGAAGACGAATCTGTAGAACTGAAAGGAGGTGTTTCTGTCCAGGTGGAGCAGGATCAGTTGGTCCAGGAATGCCCTAAATTTGGTATGACGTCTGTACGTGGCAGGAGGAGAGATATGGAGGACGCTGTATCGATACATCCATCGTTCTGGGGCCAAGACGCCCAAAATTGTACTGGATTACACTACTACGGCGTTTACGACGGCCATGGCTGCTCTCAT GTGGCGATGAAGTGCAAAGATCGGATGCATGAGATTGCAAAAGAGGAAATCGAGAGATGTGGGCAATCATGGGAACAGGTGATGGAGCGAAGCTTCTCGCGCATGGACAAGGAGGTGGTAGAATGGTGTAATGGTCAGTGGAGCTCGAATTGCAGGTGCGAGCTTCGGACGCCGCAGTGCGACGCAGTTGGATCTACGGCCGTTGTTGCGATTGTAACGCCGGAGAAGGTTGTCGTTTCTAATTGTGGTGATTCCCGCGCCGTTCTTTGCCGTAACGGCGTCGCCATTCCTCTGTCATCCGACCACAAG CCTGATCGACCCGATGAACTGCTACGGATCCAGGCCGCCGGCGGTCGTGTAATATATTGGGATGTTCCACGGGTTCTCGGAGTCCTAGCCATGTCCAGAGCTATAG GTGACAATTACTTGAAACCGTACGTAATTTCGGAACCGGAGGTGACGACATGGGACCGAAGCCCAGAGGACGAGTGTTTGATCCTGGCAAGCGACGGACTATGGGACGTAGTGTCCAACGATACAGCATGCGGAGTGGCACGTATGTGTCTGAATGCGCAGGCGCCGCCGTCTCCGCCGGTGTCACCGGAAACTGGAGCTGGGATAGGTGCAGGCGGCGAGAGCTCCGACAAAGCTTGCTTAGACGCGTCTATGCTGCTGACGAAGTTGGCCTTGGCTCGGGATAGTGCGGATAACGTCAGCGTGGTTGTAGTTGACCtgagaaacaaataa